The following proteins are co-located in the Xiphophorus maculatus strain JP 163 A chromosome 24, X_maculatus-5.0-male, whole genome shotgun sequence genome:
- the LOC102229202 gene encoding OX-2 membrane glycoprotein-like isoform X3, whose protein sequence is MKYEDFVKDNKMFPPVITSCFLITTILQTALAVLIQTQQTVLAAVGEDAPLSCRLLVTKDVQQVTWQKVLEKTERSISSYSQYFGETVNPGFKDKVQFTEAGLQKNSIVIRNVTEQDAGCYLCLFNTYPDGALIAGTCLEVYELHGPFIENLSFSHYNTSRVSNTNGTVTFTTTVLLSALNSTQIGCSVSVDSAAPRELLVTVPGLTETSDSLDEDFESDDKDKGRLVAVAMGLLVILCGAFGCLTMLWFRKRHQNRKEKNPTEQTRNNQSEEFPIPEKDKKVAASLINRQSSKQSSPTTPTTPDIESCSPEGMKLHQKLTAKKSEYR, encoded by the exons CTTTAGCGGTTTTGATCCAAACCCAGCAGACGGTGTTGGCAGCAGTAGGAGAAGATGCTCCTCTCAGCTGTCGGCTCCTGGTAACTAAAGACGTCCAGCAGGTCACCTGGCAGAAAGTGTTGGAGAAAACAGAGAGGAGTATTAGTTCCTACAGCCAGTATTTTGGTGAAACAGTGAATCCTGGATTTAAAGATAAAGTTCAGTTTACAGAAGCTGGACTGCAGAAGAACTCTATAGTTATCAGGAACGTTACAGAGCAGGATGCAGGATGTTATCTCTGTCTGTTCAACACCTACCCTGATGGAGCTCTGATAGCTGGAACCTGCCTGGAGGTTTATG AGCTGCATGGACCCTTCATTGAG AACCTCAGCTTTTCCCACTACAACACCAGCAGAGTGAGCAACACCAACGGTACCGTCACCTTCACCACTACAGTTCTGCTCTCAGCTCTGAACAGCACACAGATTGGATGTTCAGTGTCAGTGGACTCTGCTGCTCCCAGAGAGCTGCTGGTCACCGTTCCTGGACTCACTGAGACGTCTGATA GTTTGGATGAAGACTTTGAATCTGATGACAAGGACAAAG GACGACTTGTAGCTGTTGCAATGGGATTACTTGTGATTCTCTGTGGAGCTTTTGGTTGTTTAACCATGTTGTGGTTCAGAAAAAGGCATCAGAACAG GAAGGAGAAAAACCCCACAGAACAAACTAGAAATAATCA gtcTGAAGAGTTTCCGATACCTGAAAAGGACAAGAAAGTAGCAGCTTCATTGATTAACAGACAGAGTAGCAAGCAGTCATCACCAACAACTCCAACAACACCTGATATAGAAAGTTGTTCACCTGAGGGTATGAAACTACATCAAAAACTAACCGCCAAGAAATCTGAGTACCGGTAA
- the LOC102229202 gene encoding OX-2 membrane glycoprotein-like isoform X1, translating into MKYEDFVKDNKMFPPVITSCFLITTILQTALAVLIQTQQTVLAAVGEDAPLSCRLLVTKDVQQVTWQKVLEKTERSISSYSQYFGETVNPGFKDKVQFTEAGLQKNSIVIRNVTEQDAGCYLCLFNTYPDGALIAGTCLEVYELHGPFIEVSRSNSPPGSVVTCSATGRPVPMVTLTVLHQNLSFSHYNTSRVSNTNGTVTFTTTVLLSALNSTQIGCSVSVDSAAPRELLVTVPGLTETSDSLDEDFESDDKDKGRLVAVAMGLLVILCGAFGCLTMLWFRKRHQNRKEKNPTEQTRNNQSEEFPIPEKDKKVAASLINRQSSKQSSPTTPTTPDIESCSPEGMKLHQKLTAKKSEYR; encoded by the exons CTTTAGCGGTTTTGATCCAAACCCAGCAGACGGTGTTGGCAGCAGTAGGAGAAGATGCTCCTCTCAGCTGTCGGCTCCTGGTAACTAAAGACGTCCAGCAGGTCACCTGGCAGAAAGTGTTGGAGAAAACAGAGAGGAGTATTAGTTCCTACAGCCAGTATTTTGGTGAAACAGTGAATCCTGGATTTAAAGATAAAGTTCAGTTTACAGAAGCTGGACTGCAGAAGAACTCTATAGTTATCAGGAACGTTACAGAGCAGGATGCAGGATGTTATCTCTGTCTGTTCAACACCTACCCTGATGGAGCTCTGATAGCTGGAACCTGCCTGGAGGTTTATG AGCTGCATGGACCCTTCATTGAGGTCAGCAGATCAAACTCTCCTCCAGGGTCGGTTGTGACCTGTTCAGCCACAGGTCGACCTGTTCCCATGGTAACACTGACTGTTCTCCATCAGAACCTCAGCTTTTCCCACTACAACACCAGCAGAGTGAGCAACACCAACGGTACCGTCACCTTCACCACTACAGTTCTGCTCTCAGCTCTGAACAGCACACAGATTGGATGTTCAGTGTCAGTGGACTCTGCTGCTCCCAGAGAGCTGCTGGTCACCGTTCCTGGACTCACTGAGACGTCTGATA GTTTGGATGAAGACTTTGAATCTGATGACAAGGACAAAG GACGACTTGTAGCTGTTGCAATGGGATTACTTGTGATTCTCTGTGGAGCTTTTGGTTGTTTAACCATGTTGTGGTTCAGAAAAAGGCATCAGAACAG GAAGGAGAAAAACCCCACAGAACAAACTAGAAATAATCA gtcTGAAGAGTTTCCGATACCTGAAAAGGACAAGAAAGTAGCAGCTTCATTGATTAACAGACAGAGTAGCAAGCAGTCATCACCAACAACTCCAACAACACCTGATATAGAAAGTTGTTCACCTGAGGGTATGAAACTACATCAAAAACTAACCGCCAAGAAATCTGAGTACCGGTAA